In Pedobacter sp. WC2423, the following are encoded in one genomic region:
- a CDS encoding thioredoxin family protein, which yields MSTKRIIKFEKDDCSPCNMVSEYLDRKGVIYETINPFNQPELAMQFRVRSVPTVILLEQEQELSRVIGFKPDELSVLVAV from the coding sequence ATGAGCACAAAAAGAATAATCAAATTCGAAAAAGATGATTGCAGTCCATGCAATATGGTTTCAGAATATCTGGATAGAAAAGGAGTTATCTATGAAACTATTAATCCCTTCAACCAGCCAGAACTGGCCATGCAGTTCCGGGTTCGTTCGGTACCCACAGTAATTTTATTAGAACAAGAGCAGGAATTGTCCCGGGTTATAGGTTTTAAGCCGGATGAATTGTCTGTGCTTGTAGCAGTTTAA
- the nrdI gene encoding class Ib ribonucleoside-diphosphate reductase assembly flavoprotein NrdI — MTWIYYDSKTGNVERFVNRLKLHRDWTIQKIDEASKPLHEGHLITYTTGFGEVPVSTLRFLDENSSMIKSVSSSGNKNWGPNYAKAATRISDQFKLPILMQFELSGTMADIQKFIEKIEG; from the coding sequence ATGACCTGGATTTATTATGATAGTAAAACCGGTAACGTGGAGCGATTTGTAAACCGTTTGAAGTTACACCGTGACTGGACGATTCAAAAGATAGATGAGGCGTCAAAGCCTTTACATGAAGGACATCTGATTACGTATACCACAGGATTCGGAGAAGTCCCGGTTTCTACTTTACGTTTTCTGGATGAAAACAGCAGTATGATCAAATCTGTCTCTTCCAGTGGAAACAAAAACTGGGGCCCCAATTACGCGAAGGCAGCTACGAGGATCTCAGATCAGTTTAAATTACCCATCCTGATGCAGTTTGAGCTTTCAGGAACAATGGCAGATATCCAAAAATTTATAGAAAAAATAGAGGGCTAA
- the nrdF gene encoding class 1b ribonucleoside-diphosphate reductase subunit beta, with product MSHYKAVNWNTPENDYAGMFWEQNLRQFWIDTEYIPSKDIDSWKSLSPEIQEAYKKALGGLTLLDTIQSHTGMPKLLDHIDGLQNKAVLSFMCMMEAIHAKSYSTIFTTVNSTAEINELFEWVENNKLLQFKAATIDRYYRNLDADKVSNEVLFMGLAASVLLESFLFYSGFFMPLWLAGQGQMVASADIIKKIVADESIHGVFVGLLAQDVYKKLSNPEKCKAELVELLMELYENELKYTDELYTEVGLTADVKEYVRYNANKAMMNLGFEELFEIKAVNSIVLNGLNGETTQHDFFSKKSTNYEKSTEILYLRDEDFQMDTNPVF from the coding sequence ATGAGTCACTATAAAGCAGTAAACTGGAATACACCTGAAAATGATTATGCGGGCATGTTCTGGGAGCAGAATCTGCGTCAGTTCTGGATAGATACAGAGTATATTCCTTCTAAAGATATCGATAGCTGGAAATCTTTAAGTCCTGAGATTCAGGAGGCCTATAAAAAGGCATTAGGCGGCTTAACTCTGCTGGATACGATTCAAAGCCATACAGGTATGCCAAAACTACTGGATCATATCGATGGCTTACAGAATAAAGCTGTATTATCTTTCATGTGTATGATGGAAGCTATTCACGCGAAATCATACTCCACCATTTTTACTACCGTAAACAGTACGGCAGAGATTAACGAATTATTCGAATGGGTAGAAAATAATAAGCTCCTTCAATTTAAGGCAGCTACGATTGATAGATATTACAGAAACCTGGATGCCGATAAAGTAAGCAATGAAGTCTTGTTTATGGGGCTTGCGGCATCAGTATTACTAGAATCATTTTTGTTTTATAGTGGATTTTTTATGCCGCTATGGCTTGCCGGGCAGGGCCAGATGGTTGCAAGTGCAGATATTATCAAAAAAATTGTTGCTGATGAATCCATCCATGGTGTGTTCGTCGGTCTGCTTGCTCAGGATGTATATAAAAAGTTATCAAATCCTGAAAAATGTAAGGCAGAGCTGGTTGAATTATTAATGGAGTTGTATGAAAATGAGTTGAAATATACGGACGAATTATACACTGAAGTTGGTTTAACTGCTGATGTAAAAGAATATGTCCGATACAATGCGAATAAGGCAATGATGAATCTTGGATTTGAAGAGCTATTTGAGATAAAAGCAGTTAATTCTATAGTTTTAAATGGGTTGAATGGTGAAACTACACAGCATGACTTCTTCTCAAAGAAATCTACGAACTACGAAAAAAGTACAGAAATTCTTTATTTAAGAGATGAAGATTTTCAAATGGATACAAATCCTGTTTTCTAA
- a CDS encoding 7TM diverse intracellular signaling domain-containing protein — translation MRSTLFLLLFFLSTAAYSQVITVNRNLPYLSLGKSVSYFIDVNGKLTIDQAAEKAKRGEFLRSNAAILNFGNSSAAFWIKVSYRNQARSKAFLVLDVSSIESVDFYKRNASGSFTKIHTGSLAPENPALIAANNYIFTLPDYNYNAVQQDVYLRLKTNNILLVPLKIAVSESLVEGLNSTERVESIYIGILTTLFFFNIFVFIRSKDKAYFYYSVYILSLFVYMVCYFRGYSYYMGYDFRVFVNTYPYLFLGLGSIAGIAFSSSFLNLKVLLPQSKQLVRVLIGSWIFVMILCLLGYKSYCSMLVQVLTATSSLVIWLLGVVVYYKGYKPALYYIIAWAFVCLTSVWVVLSMSNFFIYSELSFKFAPLGFILELLLLSLAMGDRLKDLAASKLLMKSEKIRIQEENLYLISTQNERLEKIVESRTKSLRKIVKSLEEANTDKSRLFSIIAHDLRSPFHSLMSLYSLNDLDLLSLEEVKMLLNDSRKSFDHIHNTLNNLLYWAQSQLKGISTIPVCFSIPVLTNDLMLVYQPLIKRKNITTEMIINDEQDVYADLNQINLVMRNLIDNAIKFTPLGGHIRLKIWGNENFIYIDVCNPVAGVLSIDQLAEDSDLQPSYGTSNERGVGLGLQLCRDFVEKNNGLLKASKEEGCVVLRFNLPKFKPGITPVSNK, via the coding sequence ATGCGCTCTACACTCTTTTTACTTCTTTTTTTTCTATCAACTGCTGCTTATAGCCAGGTAATTACTGTCAACAGAAATTTACCATATTTAAGTCTTGGCAAGTCTGTAAGTTATTTTATTGACGTCAACGGTAAGCTGACTATAGATCAGGCCGCAGAAAAGGCGAAAAGGGGTGAATTTCTCAGATCAAATGCAGCTATACTTAATTTTGGAAACTCTTCTGCTGCATTCTGGATAAAAGTTTCTTACCGGAATCAGGCCCGTTCTAAAGCATTTTTGGTACTTGACGTGTCGAGTATAGAATCTGTAGACTTTTATAAGCGTAATGCTTCAGGCTCATTTACTAAAATTCATACGGGTAGTCTTGCTCCTGAAAATCCAGCATTAATAGCGGCTAATAATTATATTTTTACTTTACCTGATTACAATTATAATGCTGTTCAGCAGGATGTTTATTTGAGATTGAAAACAAATAATATTCTCCTGGTTCCTTTAAAGATAGCTGTGTCAGAAAGCTTGGTGGAAGGTCTTAATTCAACTGAACGTGTAGAATCAATTTATATCGGAATTCTGACTACCCTGTTTTTCTTTAATATTTTCGTGTTTATCCGGTCAAAAGATAAAGCCTATTTTTATTATAGTGTTTATATTCTTTCGTTATTCGTTTATATGGTCTGCTACTTCAGGGGGTACAGTTATTATATGGGATATGATTTCAGAGTATTTGTTAATACTTATCCCTATTTGTTTCTTGGATTGGGGAGTATTGCCGGTATCGCATTTTCCAGCAGTTTTCTAAATTTAAAGGTTTTATTGCCACAATCAAAACAGTTGGTCAGGGTGCTGATTGGTAGCTGGATTTTTGTGATGATTTTATGTTTGCTGGGTTATAAATCATATTGTTCCATGCTGGTGCAGGTTTTAACGGCTACTTCATCTCTGGTCATCTGGCTGTTGGGTGTTGTCGTTTATTATAAGGGGTATAAGCCGGCTTTATATTATATAATCGCCTGGGCATTTGTTTGTTTAACTTCAGTATGGGTTGTACTGAGTATGTCTAATTTTTTTATTTATAGTGAGTTATCATTTAAGTTTGCTCCATTGGGATTTATCCTTGAACTACTTTTATTGTCTCTTGCAATGGGAGATAGATTAAAGGATCTGGCGGCCTCAAAACTACTTATGAAGTCTGAAAAGATAAGAATTCAGGAGGAGAACCTTTATCTGATCAGTACCCAGAATGAGCGGTTGGAAAAGATAGTAGAGTCGAGAACAAAGTCGCTGCGGAAAATAGTAAAGTCTCTGGAGGAAGCGAATACAGATAAAAGCAGGCTCTTTTCGATTATCGCACATGATCTTCGAAGCCCTTTCCATAGTCTGATGAGTTTATATTCTCTGAATGATCTTGATTTGTTATCACTTGAAGAGGTAAAAATGCTGCTGAATGATAGCCGTAAAAGCTTCGATCATATTCATAACACATTGAATAATCTTTTGTATTGGGCACAAAGTCAGTTAAAGGGTATTAGTACGATTCCAGTCTGCTTTAGTATTCCGGTTTTGACAAATGATTTAATGCTGGTTTATCAACCGCTTATCAAAAGGAAGAATATAACGACAGAGATGATTATAAATGATGAGCAGGATGTTTATGCGGATTTAAATCAGATTAACCTGGTGATGCGTAATCTCATTGATAACGCGATTAAATTTACTCCATTAGGTGGTCATATTCGTTTAAAAATATGGGGCAATGAAAACTTTATTTATATAGATGTCTGCAATCCGGTAGCGGGTGTTCTGAGTATAGATCAATTGGCTGAGGACTCAGATTTGCAACCTTCATACGGTACATCTAATGAACGGGGAGTAGGACTCGGACTGCAATTATGCCGTGACTTCGTAGAAAAGAATAATGGTTTGCTTAAGGCAAGTAAGGAGGAGGGCTGTGTAGTACTTCGTTTCAATTTACCTAAATTCAAACCGGGTATTACTCCTGTTTCAAACAAATAA
- a CDS encoding (Fe-S)-binding protein translates to MKVELFIPCFVDQLYPETAFSTVKLLEKAGCEVSYNPGQTCCGQPAYNAGYWEEAKATGTKFLNDFSGANYIVAPSASCVGMVKNGFNDLFTNSNVHNKCRTLQGNIFELSDFLINVLKKDYFGAELEGKAVYHDSCSGLRECKIKEEPRLLLEKVHGLEMMEMKDTDMCCGFGGTFAVKFDAISSAMAEQKVNNALDQDADYIISTDLSCLMHLQGYIDKNQLPIKTMHLADVLANGWLEY, encoded by the coding sequence ATGAAAGTAGAATTATTTATCCCCTGTTTTGTCGATCAGTTATATCCTGAAACAGCTTTTAGTACTGTTAAACTTTTAGAAAAAGCAGGTTGTGAGGTGAGTTACAATCCCGGCCAAACCTGCTGCGGGCAACCAGCTTACAATGCTGGTTATTGGGAAGAGGCAAAAGCTACAGGTACAAAGTTTTTGAACGATTTTTCAGGTGCTAATTATATTGTAGCTCCTTCTGCTTCGTGTGTTGGGATGGTGAAAAATGGGTTTAATGATCTATTTACCAATTCTAATGTCCATAATAAATGCAGGACACTGCAGGGAAATATTTTCGAACTTTCTGATTTCCTGATTAATGTGCTTAAAAAGGATTATTTCGGCGCAGAACTGGAGGGTAAAGCTGTTTACCATGATTCTTGCAGTGGCTTAAGGGAGTGTAAAATTAAAGAGGAGCCTCGTTTGCTGCTGGAAAAAGTTCATGGACTGGAAATGATGGAGATGAAAGACACAGACATGTGCTGTGGCTTTGGTGGTACTTTTGCAGTTAAATTTGATGCTATTTCTTCTGCTATGGCAGAACAGAAGGTGAACAATGCCCTTGATCAGGATGCAGATTATATTATTTCTACAGATTTATCTTGTCTGATGCATTTGCAAGGCTATATCGATAAAAATCAGCTTCCTATTAAAACTATGCATCTTGCTGATGTTTTAGCGAATGGATGGCTTGAATATTAG
- the nrdE gene encoding class 1b ribonucleoside-diphosphate reductase subunit alpha: protein MVTKKWILLNNEIMIKNDDEFSLHKDKEAVRSYFLDYVNKNTVFFYTLKEKIDYLIEQEYYVDFYQWYTFEQMEEVYDLVYAKKFRFQSFMSAFKFFQSYALRDDSGEKFLERYEDRVVAVSLFLARGDVAEAKSYAEMLINQEYQPATPTFLNSGKKRSGELVSCFLDEIGDNLNGIGYAIDSAMKLSSIGGGVSFNLSKIRARGESIKDVEGRAGGVLPIMKILEDTFSYANQLGQRPGAGAVYLNIFHTDIEEFLDCKKINVDEKVRIKSLSIGVVVPDKFMELAEKDEACYLFHPHTVLKQYGKYLDEMDMDEMYEELVTNPLVKKKKINARHLMVKIAQTQKESGYPYLFFKGNANRGHALKDLGNVKFSNLCTEIMQISEVSDIEIYGKEDQIRYGISCNLGSLNIATVMDNKRIREAVKTAMRSLTVVSDLTNIAMVPSVQKANKELHSVGLGAMNLHGFLAKNFIMYESKEALDFCNVFFMMVNFYSIQSSMEIAKEKNETFVGFGASEYANGNYFASYVAQDIVPLNAKIAALFEGMTIPSAADWTDLMNQVKQHGLYHAYRLAIAPNQSTSYIMNATASVMPVVDVIEVREYGDSTTYYPMPYLDNDNYFFYKSAYDMDQKNVLRLISVIQKHVDQGISTILHTNTKDSTRDIAKYYIYAHKMGLKSLYYTRTRKASIDECVSCSV, encoded by the coding sequence ATGGTAACGAAAAAGTGGATCTTATTAAATAATGAGATCATGATTAAAAATGACGACGAGTTCAGCCTTCATAAAGATAAAGAAGCTGTTCGTTCCTATTTTTTGGATTATGTAAACAAGAATACTGTCTTCTTTTATACTTTGAAAGAGAAGATAGATTACCTGATAGAGCAGGAATATTACGTTGATTTTTATCAATGGTATACTTTTGAACAAATGGAAGAGGTTTATGACCTGGTTTATGCAAAGAAATTCAGATTCCAGTCTTTCATGAGTGCGTTTAAATTCTTTCAGAGCTATGCTTTAAGAGATGATAGCGGAGAGAAATTCCTGGAACGTTATGAAGACCGGGTTGTTGCGGTATCTCTTTTTTTAGCCAGAGGAGATGTTGCTGAAGCTAAATCTTATGCAGAAATGCTGATTAATCAGGAGTATCAGCCGGCAACACCAACATTTTTGAACTCAGGTAAGAAACGCTCCGGCGAATTGGTTTCCTGTTTTCTGGATGAAATAGGTGATAACCTGAATGGTATCGGTTATGCGATAGACTCTGCTATGAAGTTATCTTCAATTGGCGGGGGGGTATCCTTCAATTTATCGAAGATCCGTGCCCGTGGAGAATCTATTAAAGATGTTGAAGGCCGTGCAGGAGGTGTCTTGCCGATTATGAAAATTCTGGAAGATACTTTCTCTTATGCCAATCAATTAGGACAGCGTCCTGGAGCAGGAGCGGTTTATCTGAATATTTTCCATACGGATATTGAAGAGTTCCTGGATTGCAAAAAGATCAATGTCGATGAAAAAGTGAGGATTAAATCACTGTCTATTGGCGTGGTTGTACCGGATAAATTCATGGAGCTTGCTGAAAAAGATGAAGCCTGTTACTTATTCCATCCACACACGGTATTGAAACAATACGGTAAATATCTGGATGAGATGGATATGGATGAAATGTACGAAGAACTCGTAACCAATCCGCTGGTTAAAAAGAAAAAGATTAATGCGCGTCACCTGATGGTGAAAATTGCGCAAACCCAGAAAGAAAGTGGTTATCCTTATCTGTTCTTTAAAGGAAATGCAAACAGAGGACATGCGCTGAAAGATCTGGGGAACGTTAAGTTCTCCAACCTGTGTACCGAAATTATGCAGATCTCTGAGGTTTCAGACATAGAGATTTACGGTAAAGAAGATCAGATCCGCTATGGTATTTCCTGTAACCTGGGTTCTTTGAATATTGCAACGGTAATGGATAACAAAAGGATCAGAGAAGCTGTTAAAACGGCTATGAGATCACTTACTGTAGTTTCAGATCTGACCAATATTGCGATGGTGCCTTCTGTACAGAAAGCGAATAAAGAATTACATAGTGTTGGTTTGGGAGCGATGAACTTACATGGCTTCCTGGCTAAAAATTTCATTATGTATGAAAGTAAAGAAGCACTGGATTTCTGCAATGTCTTTTTTATGATGGTTAATTTTTATTCTATCCAGAGCTCAATGGAGATCGCGAAAGAGAAAAATGAAACTTTTGTAGGATTTGGAGCTTCGGAATATGCAAATGGAAACTACTTCGCTTCTTATGTTGCCCAGGATATTGTTCCTTTAAATGCTAAGATTGCCGCTTTGTTTGAAGGAATGACTATTCCTTCAGCAGCAGACTGGACTGACTTAATGAACCAGGTGAAGCAACATGGTTTATATCACGCTTACAGGCTTGCCATAGCGCCTAATCAGTCTACATCATACATTATGAATGCTACGGCATCAGTAATGCCTGTAGTAGACGTAATTGAGGTCAGAGAGTATGGTGATAGTACAACTTACTATCCTATGCCTTATCTGGACAATGATAACTATTTCTTCTACAAATCAGCTTATGATATGGATCAGAAAAACGTGCTGCGGTTAATTTCGGTTATTCAAAAGCATGTGGATCAGGGGATTTCGACTATTCTGCATACCAATACCAAAGACAGTACGCGTGATATTGCAAAGTATTATATCTATGCACATAAAATGGGACTGAAATCCCTTTACTATACCCGTACCCGTAAGGCTTCGATTGACGAATGTGTTTCTTGTTCCGTATAA